A single Triticum dicoccoides isolate Atlit2015 ecotype Zavitan chromosome 2A, WEW_v2.0, whole genome shotgun sequence DNA region contains:
- the LOC119357206 gene encoding anthocyanidin reductase ((2S)-flavan-3-ol-forming)-like isoform X1, whose protein sequence is MTSVAGDAMRWKTACVTGGDGYIASALVKMLLQKGYTVKTTIRKSDDMENHPHLKDLQALGPLEVFRTDLEDEGSFGEAVAGCDYAFLVAAPMNLNAENPEKEVIELAVSGTLNAMRSCVRAGTVKRVILTSSVAAVAGRPLPLGDSHVLDEESWSDVEYLRVTKAGGWAYNVSKVLMEKAARTFAQDSGISLVTVCPAFTVGEAPATIVHTSVPVILSLLTGDDEKIRSLELVDRASGSIPMVHVHDLCRAKIFLAEEEAASGRYICSSLDTTLAELATFLAAKYQQYNVNTDRCVPTSMETRQVPMLSIVICEYIACMFVIRFGGRPEKLRVCISSAKLIGEGFEFRYKVLDEIYDDVVNYGRSLGILPY, encoded by the exons ATGACGTCTGTGGCAGGTGATGCGATGAGGTGGAAGACGGCGTGTGTCACCGGAGGTGACGGATACATCGCCTCGGCCCTCGTGAAGATGCTGCTGCAAAAGGGATACACCGTCAAGACGACAATCAGAAAGTCCG ATGACATGGAGAATCACCCCCATCTCAAGGACTTGCAAGCGCTCGGTCCCTTAGAGGTCTTCCGCACCGACCTGGAGGACGAGGGTAGCTTCGGTGAGGCCGTGGCCGGCTGCGACTATGCCTTCCTCGTCGCGGCTCCGATGAACCTCAACGCGGAGAACCCTGAG AAAGAAGTGATCGAGCTGGCCGTCAGCGGAACCCTTAACGCAATGAGGTCGTGCGTGAGGGCGGGGACGGTGAAGCGCGTGATCCTGACATCGTCAGTGGCGGCTGTCGCCGGCCGGCCTCTGCCACTAGGAGACAGCCATGTCCTGGACGAGGAGTCCTGGAGCGACGTTGAGTACCTCAGAGTTACCAAGGCCGGCGGCTGG GCCTACAATGTCTCAAAGGTGCTTATGGAAAAGGCGGCGCGGACTTTCGCGCAGGACAGCGGCATCAGCCTTGTTACGGTGTGCCCCGCCTTCACGGTTGGCGAGGCGCCGGCGACGATTGTCCACACCAGCGTCCCCGTTATCCTTTCTTTGCTGACTG GTGACGACGAGAAGATTCGCAGCCTGGAACTCGTCGACAGGGCGTCTGGCTCGATCCCGATGGTCCATGTCCACGACCTCTGCCGCGCAAAGATCTtcttagccgaggaggaggctgcgtCAGGAAGATATATCTGCAGCAGCCTCGACACCACCCTCGCGGAGCTAGCCACCTTCCTGGCCGCCAAGTACCAACAGTATAACGTCAATACCGACAGGTGTGTGCCAACATCTATGGAAACACGGCAAGTTCCGATGCTCTCGATCGTGATTTGTGAATATATAGCGTGTATGTTTGTTATCAGGTTTGGTGGTCGCCCCGAGAAGTTGAGAGTCTGCATTTCGTCGGCGAAACTCATCGGGGAAGGGTTTGAGTTCAGGTACAAGGTGTTGGACGAAATATACGACGACGTCGTCAACTATGGAAGGTCCTTGGGAATCCTTCCGTACTAG
- the LOC119357206 gene encoding anthocyanidin reductase ((2S)-flavan-3-ol-forming)-like isoform X2, whose protein sequence is MTSVAGDAMRWKTACVTGGDGYIASALVKMLLQKGYTVKTTIRKSDDMENHPHLKDLQALGPLEVFRTDLEDEGSFGEAVAGCDYAFLVAAPMNLNAENPEKEVIELAVSGTLNAMRSCVRAGTVKRVILTSSVAAVAGRPLPLGDSHVLDEESWSDVEYLRVTKAGGWAYNVSKVLMEKAARTFAQDSGISLVTVCPAFTVGEAPATIVHTSVPVILSLLTGDDEKIRSLELVDRASGSIPMVHVHDLCRAKIFLAEEEAASGRYICSSLDTTLAELATFLAAKYQQYNVNTDRFGGRPEKLRVCISSAKLIGEGFEFRYKVLDEIYDDVVNYGRSLGILPY, encoded by the exons ATGACGTCTGTGGCAGGTGATGCGATGAGGTGGAAGACGGCGTGTGTCACCGGAGGTGACGGATACATCGCCTCGGCCCTCGTGAAGATGCTGCTGCAAAAGGGATACACCGTCAAGACGACAATCAGAAAGTCCG ATGACATGGAGAATCACCCCCATCTCAAGGACTTGCAAGCGCTCGGTCCCTTAGAGGTCTTCCGCACCGACCTGGAGGACGAGGGTAGCTTCGGTGAGGCCGTGGCCGGCTGCGACTATGCCTTCCTCGTCGCGGCTCCGATGAACCTCAACGCGGAGAACCCTGAG AAAGAAGTGATCGAGCTGGCCGTCAGCGGAACCCTTAACGCAATGAGGTCGTGCGTGAGGGCGGGGACGGTGAAGCGCGTGATCCTGACATCGTCAGTGGCGGCTGTCGCCGGCCGGCCTCTGCCACTAGGAGACAGCCATGTCCTGGACGAGGAGTCCTGGAGCGACGTTGAGTACCTCAGAGTTACCAAGGCCGGCGGCTGG GCCTACAATGTCTCAAAGGTGCTTATGGAAAAGGCGGCGCGGACTTTCGCGCAGGACAGCGGCATCAGCCTTGTTACGGTGTGCCCCGCCTTCACGGTTGGCGAGGCGCCGGCGACGATTGTCCACACCAGCGTCCCCGTTATCCTTTCTTTGCTGACTG GTGACGACGAGAAGATTCGCAGCCTGGAACTCGTCGACAGGGCGTCTGGCTCGATCCCGATGGTCCATGTCCACGACCTCTGCCGCGCAAAGATCTtcttagccgaggaggaggctgcgtCAGGAAGATATATCTGCAGCAGCCTCGACACCACCCTCGCGGAGCTAGCCACCTTCCTGGCCGCCAAGTACCAACAGTATAACGTCAATACCGACAG GTTTGGTGGTCGCCCCGAGAAGTTGAGAGTCTGCATTTCGTCGGCGAAACTCATCGGGGAAGGGTTTGAGTTCAGGTACAAGGTGTTGGACGAAATATACGACGACGTCGTCAACTATGGAAGGTCCTTGGGAATCCTTCCGTACTAG